A portion of the Oreochromis niloticus isolate F11D_XX linkage group LG10, O_niloticus_UMD_NMBU, whole genome shotgun sequence genome contains these proteins:
- the st6gal1 gene encoding LOW QUALITY PROTEIN: beta-galactoside alpha-2,6-sialyltransferase 1 (The sequence of the model RefSeq protein was modified relative to this genomic sequence to represent the inferred CDS: inserted 1 base in 1 codon) — MAYKIPGAAMDRVSLLWRLRRRARRGALCMTFFCISMALLYAICAENSVPVTDAIFGVRARTRAQPHAHNVIKVLRGGAKPMYTDPQKLPGVIPGDPRRPIPILSSSNHSHEARDSSSKRKQREXPGFFSRLLPRPFTRALETLFGGRRKGELSGRGSDAEFFGPNGLLGEVWDDEMSSSMLGTRMKKVVQNYQAMNKYGVELSGPGGVSGTPKLSGPELLCQLKDKVEVATLTPDLQPFSLLPWATQLPPQQLTSDLGPYKSCAVVSSAGSLRYSGLGKEIDSHEAVLRFNAAPTTGYEKDVGSKTTIRLINSQVMASDDHRFLSSSLYSSGVLVAWDPAPFSADLTKWFNRTDYPIFTQYQRYRRLHPLQPFYILHPRFEWQIWQRIQDNMAEPIQKNPPSSGMLGTVLMMSLCEVVHVYEFLPSRRKTELCHYYQRFYDAACTLGAYHPLLYEKNLVKRMNQGSDRDIYTNGRVTLPGFRKLNCSQTAGGDR, encoded by the exons ATACCCGGGGCAGCGATGGACAGAGTCAGCCTGCTGTGGCGTCTGAGGCGTCGGGCTCGCCGCGGCGCACTCTGCATGACCTTCTTCTGCATCTCCATGGCTCTGCTCTACGCCATCTGCGCTGAAAACAGCGTGCCCGTCACCGACGCCATCTTTGGCGTCCGGGCACGAACCCGCGCGCAGCCTCATGCACACAATGTCATCAAG GTGCTGCGAGGTGGAGCCAAGCCCATGTACACGGACCCTCAGAAGCTCCCGGGTGTCATCCCAGGTGACCCTCGCCGTCCGATCCCCATCCTGTCCTCATCCAACCACAGCCACGAAGCCAGGGATTCGTCATCGAAGCGGAAACAGCGGG CCCCGGGGTTTTTTAGCCGGCTGCTGCCGCGCCCCTTCACGCGAGCGCTGGAGACCCTGTTCGGGGGCCGGCGGAAGGGCGAGCTGAGCGGCAGAGGCAGCGACGCCGAGTTCTTCGGGCCTAATGGGCTTTTGGGAGAGGTGTGGGACGACGAGATGTCCAGCAGCATGCTGGGAACCAGGATGAAGAAGGTGGTGCAGAACTACCAG GCGATGAACAAATACGGAGTCGAGCTGTCGGGCCCCGGCGGCGTCTCTGGCACACCGAAGCTGAGCGGTCCCGAGCTTCTCTGCCAACTGAAGGACAAAGTAGAGGTCGCGACTTTGACCCCTGACCTCCAGCCCTTCTCCTTGCTGCCCTGGGCCACCCAGCTGCCTCCGCAgcagctgacctctgacctcggACCCTACAAGAGCTGTGCTGTGGTGTCATCGGCGGGGTCGCTGCGCTACTCTGGGCTGGGCAAAGAGATCG ACTCACATGAAGCTGTGCTGCGCTTCAACGCTGCGCCCACCACCGGGTACGAGAAGGATGTCGGGTCCAAAACCACCATCCGCCTCATCAACTCACAG GTGATGGCGTCTGATGACCACCGCTTcctgtccagttctctgtaCAGCTCAGGTGTTCTGGTGGCCTGGGACCCCGCCCCCTTCTCTGCTGATCTCACAAAG TGGTTCAACAGGACTGATTACCCCATCTTCACCCAGTACCAGAGGTACAGGAGGCTCCACCCTCTGCAGCCCTTCTACATCCTGCATCCTCGCTTTGAGTGGCAGATCTGGCAGCGAATACAGGACAACATGGCCGAGCCCATCCAGAAGAACCCGCCCTCCTCCGGCATGCTCG GCACCGTCCTGATGATGTCGCTGTGCGAGGTGGTGCACGTCTACGAGTTCCTGCCGTCCCGGAGGAAGACAGAGCTCTGCCATTACTACCAGCGTTTCTACGACGCCGCCTGCACGCTGGGCGCCTACCACCCGCTGCTGTACGAGAAGAACCTGGTTAAGCGCATGAACCAGGGCTCCGACCGCGACATCTACACCAACGGACGCGTTACGCTGCCCGGCTTCAGGAAGCTGAACTGCAGCCAGACTGCCGGAGGAGACCGCTGA
- the LOC100694827 gene encoding complement C1q tumor necrosis factor-related protein 3, with translation MTVIQQVSGNRMKIIMFFPLLLLVCSVSADQTETAVQQSCPQDTHAVLRELTASLTERITVLQRENQVKQVAFSASLLDQGDGYTGPFNAHTTLIFKYVVTNIGNAYNKHTGIFTAPVRGVYHFLWTIYGHGEIPVGAVLFRNEEHISLAYERPRSGAGSASNAASLLLEAGDQVSVRLYTQSRIADSQNRQTTFSGHLIFTM, from the exons ATGACAGTTATACAGCAGGTTTCTGGTAACAGAATGAAGATCATCATGTTTTTCCCACTTTTGCTTCTGGTCTGCTCTGTTTCAGCAGATCAGACTGAGACTGCAGTCCAACAATCCTGTCCACAGGACACCCATGCTGTGCTGAGAGAGCTGACCGCCTCATTGACAGAGCGGATCACTGTCCTACAGAGAGAGAATCAAG tcaaACAGGTGGCTTTCTCAGCCTCTCTGCTGGATCAAGGTGATGGATATACTGGACCCTTTAATGCCCACACTACTCTGATCTTCAAATATGTTGTCACAAACATTGGAAATGCctacaacaaacacacag GTATTTTCACTGCACCAGTGAGAGGAGTCTACCACTTTCTCTGGACAATATATGGACATGGAGAAATTCCTGTAGGTGCTGTGTTGTTCAGGAATGAAGAGCACATTTCTCTTGCATATGAACGTCCAAGATCTGGTGCTGGGAGCGCCTCTAATGCAGCCTCACTGCTTCTAGAGGCTGGAGATCAGGTGTCTGTACGTCTCTATACTCAATCAAGGATAGCTGACAGTCAAAATCGTCAAACCACCTTCAGTGGTCATCTGATCTTCACCATGTGA